A stretch of Cicer arietinum cultivar CDC Frontier isolate Library 1 chromosome 5, Cicar.CDCFrontier_v2.0, whole genome shotgun sequence DNA encodes these proteins:
- the LOC140920334 gene encoding uncharacterized protein — protein MTDLPPERTFGEYGNRDRNRARLATHNQPVIVNKFEIMKVDGCSEEGKRLRLFPLSLKDDAKEWLNSLPSDSITTWDELEDKLLEQYFSPVVFVRKRQEISSYKHKKGESFRDTYRRFKSLLAGCPNHAYDDTTQMQIFYNGLRPNTRIMLDATAGGSLNYKTTSEAHKIIEIMASNKQMMFYDRGFGLKSGCDFCGGAHKNGTCEVPDDDDTEELEEMNFVGNNGKQNNPHSSTYNLGWRNHLIFSWKDQHDGPQGQQGAQSNQATSRKDAWEIAIEKLAMNTSAFIEESRAVHKNHSASIKNQELEQIKAYAKFLKDIMLKKRKIGDETVILTEECIAILQRKLPPKLKNSGSFSIPCAIGDRTFGKTLCDIGVSVSLIPLSIYKRLGIGRVKDTQLMLQFADQASPSRSPRVYTRWEELKGNEEEYVEKKKETPLVELNQLSPHLKSVFVGEKDDVFFVSYNTP, from the exons ATGACTGATCTACCACCTGAACGTACCTTCGGCGAGTATGGGAATCGAGATAGAAATCGGGCTCGGTTAGCCACCCATAACCAACCGGTTATAgtcaacaagtttgaaataa tgaaggtggatggttgCTCTGAAGAAGGAAAAAGGTTGAGACTATTTCCATTGTCATTGaaagatgatgctaaggagtggcttAATTCTTTACCTTCTGatagcatcaccacatgggacgAACTTGAAGATAAGTTATTGGAACAATACTTTTCCCCTGTTGTGTTCGttagaaaaaggcaagagatttccaGTTACAAACATAAAAAAGGAGAATCTTTTCGTGACACTTATAGGAGGTTCAAGAGTTTACTAGCAGGATGCcccaatcatgcttatgacgacactaCTCAGatgcaaatattttataatggtTTGAGGCCTaacactagaattatgttggatgctacAGCAGgcggttctttgaattacaaaaccacATCAGAAGCACACaaaattattgagatcatggcatcaaataaacaaatgatGTTCTATGATAGAGGTTTTGGGTTAAAAAGTG GTTGTGATTTTTGTGGGggagcacataaaaatggaaCTTGTGAAGTACCAGATGATGATGATACAGAAGAACTAGAAGAGATGAACTTTGTGGGTAACAACGGGAAGCAGAACAATCCTCACTCTAGTACATACAATCtgggttggagaaatcatctaATTTTTTCATGGAAAGATCAACACGATGGACCCCaaggtcaacaaggagctcaatCAAATCAAGCTACATCTCGTAAAGATGCTTGGGAGATTGCTATTGAGAAGTTAGCAATGAACACAAGtgctttcattgaagagtcaagagccgtCCATAAAAATCACTCAGCTTCAATCAAGAACC aagaACTAGAGCAGATAAAGGCTTACGCCAAGTTCTTGAAGGATATTatgttaaagaaaagaaaaattggcgATGAAACAGTGATACTTACTGAAGAGTGCATTGCTATTCTACAAAGGAAGTTGCCACCTAAGCTCAAGAATTCTGGAAGCTTCTCTATTCCTTGCGCTATTGGggatagaacttttgggaaaaCCCTGTGTGATATTGGGGTTAGTGTGAGTCTTATACCCCTTTCTATATACAAAAGGTTAGGCATTGGaagagtcaaagacacacaattGATGTTACAATTTGCGGATC aagcatcaccatctcGTTCCCCTCGTGTCTATACTAGATGGGAGgagttgaaagggaatgaagaagagtatgtagagaaaaagaaagagacacCACTAGTTGAGCTCAATCAATTGTCACCTCACTTGAAATCTGTATTCGTTGGTGAGaaagatgatgtgttctttGTGTCATATAATACACCTTGA